The Calliphora vicina chromosome 3, idCalVici1.1, whole genome shotgun sequence genome contains a region encoding:
- the LOC135954119 gene encoding collagenase-like encodes MKVFVVFALALACVSAASIPETPVSLKDVTGVNGNEGRITNGIAAYAGQFPYQAGLSLRSQSGSFWCGGSLIGNSWVLTAAHCTDGVESVTVYLGSTVRTVAKVALTVSASSIIQHAEYNQYTFANDLSLIKIPEVAYTAEIQPISLPAISNAYSTYVGSYATASGWGRTSDNGAVVSSLNYAQLLVITNEVCAQFYGNSLVTANTICVATTGGTSTCQGDSGGPLVLDYVLIGVTSFVPSSGCQNGNPSGFVRVTSYLNWIQYYTGISY; translated from the exons ATGAAAGTCTTTGTAGTATTTGCATTAGCGTTAGCTTGCGTTTCGGCAGCTTCTATACCAGAAACTCCTGTTTCTCTTAAGGACGTAACAGGTGTTAATGGTAATGAAGGTCGTATAACTAATGGAATTGCTGCCTATGCTGGTCAATTTCCTTACCAGGCTGGCTTATCACTAAGAAGTCAATCTGGATCATTTTGGTGCGGAGGTTCATTAATCGGCAATTCATGGGTGTTGACTGCTGCTCATTGCACTGATGGAGTGGAATCTGTAACAGTATATTTGGGAAGCACTGTTCGTACTGTTGCCAAAGTGGCTTTGACCGTTAGCGCTAGCTCCATTATTCAACATGCTGAATATAACCAATACACTTTTGCCAATGATTTGTCTTTAATCAAAATTCCTGAAGTTGCCTATACCGCTGAAATCCAACCTATTAGCTTACCAGCTATTTCTAATGCATACTCAACCTATGTTGGCAGTTATGCCACCGCTTCCGGTTGGGGACGTACCTCTGATA ATGGAGCAGTTGTATCGTCATTGAATTATGCCCAGCTTTTAGTTATCACAAATGAAGTGTGCGCTCAATTTTATGGTAACTCGCTAGTTACGGCCAATACAATTTGTGTTGCGACAACTGGCGGTACATCCACTTGCCAAGGTGATTCCGGTGGTCCATTAGTTTTGGACTATGTGCTTATTGGTGTAACATCGTTTGTACCTTCTTCTGGCTGCCAAAATGGGAATCCATCTGGATTTGTCCGTGTAACCAGTTACTTGAACTGGATTCAGTATTATACTGGTATATCCTACTAA
- the LOC135953921 gene encoding collagenase-like, protein MKVFVVLALALACVSAASIPETPVSLKDLNKATVIEGRITNGHEAYPGQFPYQVGLSLTSPRGSSWCGGSLIGNGWVLTAAHCTNGVYSVTVYLGSTVRSVAKVAHTVSSRSIIQHSEYNPYTFANDLSLIRIPEVTYSAEIQPISLPAISHEYSTYEGNYATASGWGKTHDYSGVSTTLNYAYLLVVANDVCSQYYGNSLVTGGTLCVATTDATSTCQGDSGGPLVLDSQLIGVTSFGSLAGCQLDIPAGFVRVTSYLDWIQAITGIYY, encoded by the exons ATGAAGGTCTTTGTAGTGCTTGCATTAGCGTTAGCTTGCGTTTCAGCAGCTTCTATACCCGAAACTCCAGTTTCTCTTAAGGACTTAAACAAAGCTACAGTTATTGAAGGTCGTATAACCAATGGACATGAAGCTTATCCCGGTCAATTTCCTTACCAAGTTGGCTTATCGCTAACATCACCACGTGGATCAAGTTGGTGTGGTGGTTCTTTAATCGGCAATGGATGGGTGTTGACTGCTGCTCATTGTACTAACGGTGTGTACTCTGTAACCGTTTATTTGGGAAGCACTGTTCGCTCTGTTGCCAAAGTGGCTCACACTGTTAGCTCTAGATCCATTATTCAACATTCTGAATATAACCCCTACACTTTTGCTAATGATCTGTCTTTGATCAGAATTCCTGAAGTTACCTATAGCGCTGAAATTCAACCAATTAGCTTACCAGCTATTTCTCACGAATATTCAACCTATGAGGGTAATTATGCCACCGCATCAGGTTGGGGAAAAACCCATGATT ATAGTGGAGTTTCAACAACATTGAATTATGCTTATCTTCTTGTTGTTGCTAATGATGTGTGCTCTCAATATTATGGCAACTCGCTTGTTACCGGCGGTACACTTTGTGTTGCAACGACTGATGCTACGTCCACTTGCCAAGGTGATTCTGGCGGCCCATTAGTTTTGGACTCTCAACTTATTGGTGTAACATCGTTTGGTTCTTTAGCTGGCTGCCAATTAGACATTCCAGCTGGATTTGTGCGTGTAACCAGTTACTTGGACTGGATCCAGGCTATCACTGGCATATACTACTAA
- the LOC135954501 gene encoding collagenase-like yields MKVFVVLALALACVSAASIPETPVSLKDVNKATVIEGRITNGHEAYPGQFPYQVGLSLTSPRGSSWCGGSLIGNGWVLTAAHCTNGVYSVTVYLGSTVRSVAKVAHTVSSRSIIQHSEYNPYTFANDLSLIRIPEVTYSAEIQPISLPAISHEYSTYEGNYATASGWGKTHDCNGVSTTLNYAYLLVVANDVCSQYYGNSLVTGGTLCVATTDATSTCQGDSGGPLVLDSQLIGVTSFGSLAGCQLDIPAGFVRVTSYLDWIQAITGIYY; encoded by the exons ATGAAGGTCTTTGTAGTGCTTGCATTAGCGTTAGCTTGCGTTTCGGCCGCTTCTATACCCGAAACTCCTGTTTCTCTTAAGGACGTAAACAAAGCTACAGTTATTGAAGGTCGTATCACCAATGGACATGAAGCTTATCCCGGTCAATTTCCTTACCAAGTTGGCTTATCGCTAACATCGCCACGTGGATCAAGTTGGTGTGGTGGTTCTTTAATCGGCAATGGATGGGTGTTGACTGCTGCTCATTGTACTAACGGTGTGTACTCTGTAACCGTTTATTTGGGAAGCACTGTTCGCTCTGTTGCCAAAGTGGCTCACACTGTTAGCTCTAGATCCATTATTCAACATTCTGAATATAACCCCTACACTTTTGCTAATGATCTGTCTTTGATCAGAATTCCTGAAGTTACCTATAGCGCTGAAATTCAACCTATTAGCTTACCAGCTATTTCTCACGAATATTCAACCTATGAGGGTAATTATGCCACCGCATCAGGTTGGGGAAAAACACATGATTGTAA TGGAGTTTCAACAACATTGAATTATGCTTATCTTCTTGTTGTTGCTAATGATGTGTGCTCTCAATATTATGGCAACTCGCTTGTTACCGGCGGTACACTTTGTGTTGCAACGACTGATGCTACGTCCACTTGCCAAGGTGATTCTGGCGGCCCATTAGTTTTGGACTCTCAACTTATTGGTGTAACATCATTTGGTTCTTTAGCTGGTTGCCAATTAGATATTCCAGCTGGATTTGTCCGTGTAACCAGCTACTTGGACTGGATCCAGGCTATCACTGGCATATACtactaa
- the LOC135953920 gene encoding serine protease 1-like, with product MKVFVVFALALACVSTASIPEIPALLEDVPDVNAIEGRISNGNVARIGQFPYQAGLSLKRQTKSFWCGGSLIGNSWVLTAAHCTDGVDSITVYLGSTVRTIAKVTHTVSSSAIIQHKGYNPNNSANDISLIRIPEVTYTSEIQAISLPAISNSYSTYAGSYATASGWGRTHDDGENVLSLNYVNLPVITNDVCAQYYPSSIVTSNTLCVATTGGASTCKGDSGGPLVLNSTLIGVASFVAFSGCQSGDPAGFVRVTNYLEWIKLYTDISY from the exons ATGAAAGTCTTTGTAGTGTTTGCATTAGCTTTGGCTTGCGTTTCGACTGCTTCTATACCCGAGATACCTGCTCTTCTGGAAGACGTACCAGATGTTAATGCTATAGAAGGTCGTATCAGTAATGGAAATGTCGCTCGTATCGGTCAATTTCCTTACCAGGCTGGTTTATCACTAAAACGacaaacaaaatcattttgGTGCGGTGGTTCTTTAATTGGCAATTCATGGGTGTTGACTGCTGCCCATTGTACTGATGGAGTCGACTCTATAACAGTATATTTGGGAAGCACTGTTCGCACTATTGCCAAAGTGACTCACACTGTTAGCTCTAGCGCCATTATTCAACATAAAGGCTATAACCCCAACAATTCTGCTAATGATATCTCTTTAATCAGAATTCCTGAAGTTACCTATACATCTGAAATTCAAGCTATTAGCTTACCAGCTATTTCTAACTCATATTCAACCTATGCTGGTAGTTATGCCACCGCATCCGGTTGGGGACGTACACATGATG ATGGAGAAAATGTATTGTCCTTGAATTATGTTAATCTTCCAGTTATTACTAATGATGTGTGTGCTCAATATTATCCCAGCTCGATTGTTACTAGCAATACACTTTGTGTGGCGACAACTGGCGGCGCTTCAACTTGCAAAGGTGATTCTGGCGGTCCTTTGGTTTTGAACTCTACACTAATTGGTGTAGCATCTTTCGTTGCCTTTTCTGGATGTCAATCTGGGGATCCAGCTGGATTTGTCCGTGTAACTAATTACTTGGAATGGATTAAGTTATACACCGACATATCCTACTAA
- the LOC135955938 gene encoding serine protease 1-like, with protein MKVFVVLALAFACVSAASIPELPAFLEDITEANVIEGRITNGNAASTGQFPYQAGLSLKRQTGSFWCGGSLIGSGWVLTAAHCTDGVNSVTVYLGSTVRTVAKVTHTVSSNSIYQHSGYNANTLANDISLIKIPTVSFKSDIKPIRLPAISSSYSTYAGSYAVASGWGRTNDAGSVVTPLNYARLQIITNTVCAATYGNSVVTGNTICVSTPSGTSTCQGDSGGPLALESSQVLVGVTSFVSASGCQSGKPSGFVRVTSYLDWIKANTGISY; from the exons ATGAAAGTCTTTGTAGTGCTTGCATTAGCGTTCGCTTGCGTTTCCGCAGCTTCTATACCCGAGTTGCCTGCTTTTCTGGAAGACATAACAGAAGCTAATGTTATTGAAGGCCGTATCACAAATGGAAATGCCGCTAGTACCGGTCAATTTCCTTACCAGGCTGGCTTATCGCTAAAAAGACAAACTGGTTCATTTTGGTGTGGTGGTTCTTTAATCGGCAGTGGATGGGTGTTGACTGCTGCTCATTGCACTGATGGAGTCAACTCTGTAACCGTTTATTTGGGAAGCACTGTTCGCACTGTTGCCAAAGTAACTCATACAGTTAGCTCTAACTCCATTTATCAACATTCAGGCTACAACGCCAACACTTTGGCTAATGACATCTCTTTAATCAAGATTCCTACAGTCAGTTTTAAATCTGATATTAAACCTATTAGGTTACCAGCTATTTCTTCTTCATATTCAACCTACGCTGGTAGTTATGCCGTCGCATCCGGTTGGGGACGTACCAATGATG CCGGTTCTGTTGTAACACCATTGAATTATGCTCGTCTTCAAATTATTACTAACACTGTGTGTGCTGCAACTTATGGCAACTCGGTTGTTACTGGCAATACCATTTGTGTTTCGACTCCTAGCGGCACTTCTACTTGTCAAGGTGATTCTGGCGGTCCATTAGCTTTGGAATCCTCCCAAGTTCTTGTTGGTGTTACATCTTTCGTTTCTGCATCAGGTTGCCAATCGGGAAAACCATCTGGATTTGTCCGTGTAACCAGTTACTTGGATTGGATCAAGGCCAACACCGGCATATCCTACTAA
- the LOC135954211 gene encoding serine protease 1-like — protein MKVFVVLALALACVSAASIPETPVSLKDINSAKVIEGRITNGYEAYPGLFPYQVGLLLTSARGTVWCGGSLIGSEWVLTAAHCTDGADSITVYLGSTVRTVAQVVHTVSYSNIIQHSEYNPYTLANDIALIRIPEVTYTDEIQPISLPAISHEYSTYVNQYAVASGWGKTHDSSVAVADILNYAHLLVIANDVCAQYFGNSLVTDKTICVATTGGTSTCSGDSGGPLAVDSTLVGVTSFVAVTGCQSGRPSGFIRVTSYLEWIRFYTGISY, from the exons ATGAAGGTCTTTGTAGTGCTTGCATTAGCGTTAGCTTGCGTTTCAGCTGCTTCTATACCCGAAACTCCAGTTTCTCTTAAGGACATAAACAGCGCTAAAGTTATTGAAGGTCGTATCACCAATGGATATGAAGCTTATCCCGGTCTATTTCCTTATCAAGTTGGCTTATTGCTAACATCAGCACGTGGAACAGTTTGGTGTGGTGGTTCTTTAATTGGCAGTGAATGGGTATTGACTGCTGCTCATTGCACTGATGGAGCGGATTCTATAACCGTTTATTTGGGAAGCACTGTTCGCACTGTTGCCCAAGTTGTTCACACTGTTAGCTATAGCAACATTATTCAACATTCTGAATACAACCCTTACACTCTTGCTAATGATATCGCTTTGATCAGAATTCCTGAAGTTACATATACTGATGAAATTCAACCTATTAGTTTGCCAGCTATTTCTCACGAATATTCAACATATGTTAATCAATATGCAGTCGCATCCGGTTGGGGAAAAACCCATGATt CTAGTGTAGCTGTTGCAGATATATTGAATTATGCTCATCTTCTTGTAATTGCTAATGATGTGTGCGCTCAATATTTTGGTAATTCGCTTGttactgacaaaacaatttgTGTTGCAACGACTGGCGGTACTTCCACTTGCAGTGGTGATTCTGGCGGTCCATTAGCTGTGGACTCTACACTTGTTGGTGTAACATCTTTTGTTGCTGTAACTGGTTGCCAATCAGGACGTCCATCTGGATTTATCCGTGTTACAAGTTACTTGGAATGGATCAGGTTCTACACCGGCATATCCTACTAA